A DNA window from Allokutzneria albata contains the following coding sequences:
- a CDS encoding Clp protease N-terminal domain-containing protein, with protein MFGAEKSPFAVAVKAAAEEARLRGDRRIGTEHLLLGLLTAAESTGARTPGADVLGVDLAAARAALAELDAAALRAIGLDVGQAPQARPRKHPAVPATALTTSARAAVNQAIKTTSRKDRNTQANTQLLLALLAHKRPDPVADLLDHLGVDRAVSRARIESRHR; from the coding sequence ATGTTCGGAGCGGAGAAGAGCCCGTTCGCCGTGGCCGTGAAGGCCGCCGCCGAGGAAGCCCGGCTGCGCGGTGATCGGCGCATCGGCACCGAGCACCTGCTGCTCGGCCTGCTCACCGCGGCCGAGTCCACCGGCGCGCGCACGCCAGGGGCGGACGTGCTCGGCGTGGACCTGGCCGCTGCCCGAGCCGCACTGGCCGAGCTGGACGCGGCCGCACTGCGCGCCATCGGGCTCGATGTCGGCCAGGCACCACAGGCCAGGCCGCGCAAGCACCCCGCCGTTCCTGCCACCGCGCTCACCACGAGCGCCAGGGCCGCCGTCAACCAGGCGATCAAGACGACAAGCCGCAAGGACAGGAACACCCAGGCCAACACTCAACTCCTGCTCGCGTTGCTGGCGCACAAGCGGCCGGACCCGGTGGCGGACCTGCTCGACCACCTCGGTGTGGACCGCGCCGTCTCCCGGGCGCGCATCGAGTCCCGCCACCGCTGA
- a CDS encoding helix-turn-helix domain-containing protein, with amino-acid sequence MELQELFKRIRSNDPAVGLRSVGALHRLAEQVEAVSVALAREQGWTWEQIGDALGMSRQSVHAKYGK; translated from the coding sequence GTGGAGCTGCAAGAACTGTTCAAGCGCATTCGGTCGAACGACCCCGCCGTGGGGCTGCGCTCGGTCGGCGCACTGCACCGGCTGGCCGAGCAGGTCGAGGCCGTCTCCGTCGCGCTCGCCCGGGAACAGGGCTGGACCTGGGAACAGATCGGCGACGCGCTCGGCATGTCACGTCAGTCCGTGCACGCCAAGTACGGGAAATGA
- a CDS encoding FAD-dependent monooxygenase, with product MDEVVIIGAGPVGLMLACELGLAGAQPVVLDKRAEPGDAPKANGLGGQIVDLLDHRGLLERLSAGSPFCGTPPGFPFGSVPLSFAGVDDIPLRMLMIRQPRLERLLGERAAELGVRIRWGHELTSLTQHQSGVTLAGQGFRVDTRYVVGSDGARSRVRELAGIGFPGTTDDEVVRLGHFTADAATDVFDRPDVAGLRPGWNRTQHGRLIVTSLQPGVHIVGVREKGTRTTRGPVTLAEFEAAVRRVFGRDLPLGRPIWMSSTVGQARLAERYRAGRVFLAGDAAHLFPAGGSALNIGMTDAINLGWKLAARLNGRGPADLLDTYESERRPAAERALMQTRAQAALDRLEGEDGEALRALLTEVFAYEQPSRHLAHLLHGGDIRYGTADHPLVGRLVPDLPLTTETGARRVAELVRQARPVVLDLGGGTPFDKGTDDWIDVVRARCDDPPADALLIRPDGYVAWAGSEGLGEAITAWFGLKDR from the coding sequence ATGGACGAGGTTGTGATCATCGGAGCGGGCCCGGTCGGGCTCATGCTGGCGTGCGAACTGGGCCTGGCGGGCGCGCAGCCGGTCGTGCTCGACAAGCGAGCGGAACCGGGCGACGCGCCCAAGGCCAACGGGCTGGGCGGGCAGATCGTCGATCTGCTGGACCACCGCGGACTGCTGGAACGGCTGAGCGCCGGAAGCCCGTTCTGCGGGACCCCACCGGGATTCCCGTTCGGCTCGGTCCCGCTGAGCTTCGCCGGAGTGGACGACATCCCGCTGCGCATGCTGATGATCCGGCAACCCCGGCTGGAGCGGCTGCTCGGCGAGCGCGCGGCCGAGTTGGGCGTGCGCATCCGATGGGGCCACGAGCTGACCTCGCTCACCCAGCACCAGAGCGGCGTCACGCTTGCAGGACAGGGCTTTCGCGTGGACACCCGCTACGTGGTGGGCAGTGACGGAGCCCGCAGCCGGGTGCGGGAACTGGCGGGCATCGGCTTCCCCGGCACGACGGACGACGAGGTGGTGCGGCTCGGCCACTTCACCGCCGACGCGGCGACCGATGTCTTCGACCGCCCTGACGTGGCGGGGCTGCGCCCGGGCTGGAACCGGACTCAGCACGGGCGGCTGATCGTCACCTCGCTCCAGCCGGGGGTGCACATCGTCGGCGTGCGGGAGAAGGGAACCCGCACCACGAGGGGGCCGGTCACGCTCGCCGAGTTCGAGGCGGCCGTCCGGAGGGTGTTCGGCCGGGATCTGCCGCTGGGCCGACCCATCTGGATGTCGAGCACGGTCGGCCAGGCGCGGCTGGCCGAGCGCTACCGGGCGGGCCGGGTGTTCCTGGCCGGGGACGCCGCTCACCTGTTCCCCGCGGGAGGCTCGGCCCTCAACATCGGGATGACCGACGCGATCAACCTCGGCTGGAAACTCGCCGCCCGGCTGAACGGCCGCGGTCCTGCGGATCTGCTCGACACCTACGAGTCCGAGCGACGCCCCGCCGCCGAACGCGCCCTCATGCAGACCCGAGCCCAAGCGGCACTCGACCGCCTGGAGGGCGAGGACGGTGAGGCGCTGCGCGCGCTGCTCACCGAGGTCTTCGCCTACGAGCAGCCGTCCCGGCACCTCGCCCATCTGTTGCACGGCGGCGACATTCGCTACGGCACAGCGGATCATCCCCTGGTCGGCCGCCTGGTTCCCGATCTGCCGCTCACGACCGAGACCGGTGCGCGGCGCGTGGCCGAACTCGTGCGCCAGGCCCGTCCTGTCGTGCTGGATCTCGGTGGCGGCACACCGTTCGACAAGGGCACTGACGACTGGATCGACGTGGTCAGGGCGCGCTGTGACGACCCGCCCGCCGACGCCTTGCTGATCCGCCCGGACGGTTACGTGGCATGGGCAGGCTCCGAGGGGCTCGGCGAAGCGATCACCGCGTGGTTCGGCTTGAAAGATCGATAA
- the add gene encoding adenosine deaminase → MNRIELHCHLDGAVRAATVADLAAQQGLPSPGPVVAPADCGNLMTYLSYLDPVLEVLQTPEALQRVARELVHDWHADGVGYGEARFAPQLHGRRGLSLDDAVEAVAAGLAEGSADTGVHCGLLLCCLRQQSPDISEQVVDTAIRHRVTGVDLAGDESKSGAPHLAAFEAAHAAGLAVTIHAGEAAGPASVWEALDVLGAARIGHGVRSASDPALLERLRRDRIALEVCPLSNVHTGAVASLTEHPVDRLLAEDIAVTISTDCRTTSQTTLTREFATLTEEFGWTDDHERRCQDNAREAAFAL, encoded by the coding sequence ATGAACCGGATCGAGCTGCACTGCCACCTCGACGGTGCCGTCCGTGCCGCCACCGTCGCAGATCTCGCGGCACAGCAAGGACTTCCGTCACCAGGTCCGGTCGTGGCGCCTGCGGACTGCGGGAACCTCATGACCTACCTGAGCTATCTCGACCCGGTCCTTGAGGTGTTGCAGACCCCGGAAGCGCTCCAGCGGGTGGCCCGCGAACTGGTCCACGACTGGCACGCGGACGGCGTGGGCTACGGCGAGGCCAGGTTCGCGCCGCAACTGCACGGCCGCCGTGGCCTGAGCCTGGACGACGCCGTGGAAGCGGTCGCCGCCGGTCTCGCGGAGGGGAGCGCCGACACTGGAGTCCACTGCGGATTGTTGTTGTGCTGCCTGCGACAGCAGTCGCCGGACATCAGCGAGCAGGTGGTGGACACGGCCATCCGGCACCGCGTCACCGGCGTCGACCTTGCCGGCGACGAGTCCAAGTCCGGTGCGCCGCACCTCGCCGCGTTCGAGGCCGCGCACGCCGCCGGTCTCGCGGTGACCATCCACGCCGGTGAGGCGGCCGGGCCCGCGAGCGTGTGGGAGGCACTGGACGTGCTCGGTGCCGCCCGCATCGGTCACGGTGTGCGCTCCGCGAGCGATCCCGCGTTGCTGGAACGGCTTCGCCGCGACCGCATCGCACTTGAGGTGTGCCCACTGTCCAATGTGCACACTGGAGCGGTCGCGAGCCTCACGGAGCACCCGGTGGATCGACTGCTCGCGGAGGACATCGCGGTGACCATCTCCACCGATTGCCGCACCACCTCCCAGACCACGTTGACGCGCGAATTCGCGACGCTCACCGAGGAATTCGGCTGGACCGACGATCACGAGCGACGGTGTCAGGACAACGCGCGGGAAGCCGCCTTCGCGCTATGA
- a CDS encoding nucleoside hydrolase: MSLHVDTDTGSDDAVALLLAALDDRVRLESVSTVAGNVPLDLATRNALLTLELAGAADVPVHPGCDRPLVRPLSTAQQVHGADGMGDLDLPDPRGRARGEHAVDVLLGTARADLTLVTLGPLTNVAAALVRDRDLLNRYAHVYCMIGAPDAVGNITATAEFNAWADPEATAIVAAAAEPGQVTWIGWDVSRLDAVITREEHEHLLALGPIAEFAGRINRTVADWAVEVTGLAGYDLPDPVAMAVALRPELATETEHASVRVALGDELRGQTSVDRRRIAPPPNLTLVRRVDEPAFKRFLFDTLETR, from the coding sequence GTGAGTCTGCACGTCGACACCGACACGGGCTCGGACGACGCGGTGGCGCTCCTGCTCGCCGCGCTCGACGACCGGGTGCGGCTGGAGTCGGTCAGCACGGTCGCGGGCAACGTGCCGTTGGACCTCGCGACCCGCAACGCGCTGCTCACCCTTGAGCTGGCCGGTGCCGCCGACGTGCCGGTGCACCCCGGCTGCGACCGCCCGCTGGTCCGCCCGCTCTCCACCGCGCAGCAGGTCCACGGCGCGGACGGGATGGGCGACCTCGATCTTCCGGACCCACGCGGCCGGGCACGCGGGGAGCACGCCGTCGACGTCCTCCTCGGCACCGCGCGCGCCGACCTCACCCTGGTCACGCTCGGTCCGCTGACCAACGTGGCCGCCGCGCTGGTGCGGGACCGCGATCTGCTCAACCGCTACGCCCACGTGTACTGCATGATCGGCGCGCCGGACGCGGTCGGGAACATCACCGCGACAGCGGAGTTCAACGCCTGGGCCGATCCCGAGGCCACCGCGATCGTGGCCGCCGCGGCCGAGCCCGGGCAGGTCACCTGGATCGGCTGGGACGTCTCGCGGCTCGACGCGGTGATCACGCGCGAGGAGCACGAGCACCTGCTCGCACTCGGCCCGATCGCAGAGTTCGCCGGTCGGATCAACCGCACGGTCGCGGACTGGGCGGTGGAGGTCACCGGCCTCGCCGGGTACGACCTGCCCGATCCGGTCGCGATGGCCGTGGCACTGCGCCCGGAACTCGCCACCGAGACCGAGCACGCCAGCGTCCGTGTCGCCCTCGGCGACGAGCTGCGCGGCCAGACCTCCGTCGACCGCAGACGCATCGCCCCACCACCGAACCTCACGCTGGTCCGCCGCGTCGACGAGCCGGCGTTCAAGCGATTCCTCTTCGACACCTTGGAGACTCGATGA
- a CDS encoding LacI family DNA-binding transcriptional regulator: MAVTMADVARRAGTSVAVVSYVLNNGPRPVAEATRARVLAAAAELGYRRNRVAAALRSGSTGLVGLVLPDTVNPYFAALGRQIEQALADAGKLTVIANSGYDSARQSAAVDGFLAARVDGLIIVWTGDSTDPAAETPVVYVHNRPPGSTATVIAGDNRAGVAEAVAHLREHGHERIDFLAGETDDGPVGERVAAWRAAAQGRLLRSAYSRAAAAELMRGLTKWPAALLVATDEQAIGVLSAADAAGVAVPGDLAVVSCDGSPDSEFTVPPLTVVAQPFAEMAQQAVRLLLAEPRDGSPIAVRLTVRRSCGCPHRTTVA, from the coding sequence GTGGCGGTGACCATGGCCGATGTGGCGCGGCGGGCGGGGACCTCGGTCGCGGTGGTGAGCTACGTGCTCAACAACGGGCCGCGGCCGGTTGCCGAGGCGACCAGGGCGCGGGTGCTCGCGGCCGCCGCCGAGCTGGGGTACCGGCGCAACCGGGTGGCCGCCGCGCTGCGGTCGGGGTCGACCGGATTGGTCGGGCTCGTGCTGCCGGACACGGTGAACCCGTACTTCGCCGCGCTGGGCAGGCAGATCGAACAGGCGCTGGCCGATGCCGGGAAGCTGACCGTGATCGCGAACTCCGGCTACGACAGCGCTCGGCAGAGCGCGGCCGTCGACGGTTTCCTCGCCGCGCGGGTCGACGGCTTGATCATCGTGTGGACCGGCGACTCGACCGATCCGGCGGCGGAAACCCCGGTCGTGTACGTGCACAACCGGCCGCCGGGCTCGACAGCGACCGTGATCGCGGGCGACAACCGTGCGGGCGTCGCGGAAGCCGTGGCGCACCTGCGGGAGCACGGGCACGAGCGGATCGACTTCCTCGCGGGTGAAACCGATGACGGCCCGGTCGGGGAACGCGTCGCCGCGTGGCGAGCGGCTGCACAGGGGCGGTTGCTGCGCAGCGCGTACTCGCGCGCGGCGGCGGCCGAGCTGATGCGTGGGCTGACGAAGTGGCCTGCCGCGCTGCTGGTGGCCACCGACGAGCAGGCGATCGGCGTCTTGTCAGCAGCGGACGCGGCAGGCGTCGCGGTGCCCGGCGATCTGGCCGTGGTGAGCTGCGATGGCAGTCCTGACTCGGAGTTCACCGTGCCGCCGTTGACGGTGGTGGCCCAGCCGTTCGCGGAGATGGCGCAACAGGCGGTGCGGTTGTTGCTCGCCGAGCCCCGCGACGGCAGCCCGATCGCCGTGCGGCTGACCGTGCGCCGCAGCTGCGGCTGCCCGCACCGCACCACCGTCGCCTGA
- a CDS encoding cytochrome P450 — protein sequence MSHTVPVPHGLPRERDASPFDPPREVTRLREARPVSPMIFPDGHEGWLVTGYDAVRRLMADTRFSSRQDLGVLHEPFEVPGMPAFTEPAPTPPGMFIAMDPPDHTRLRRKLTGAFTVKRMKQLEEHISAIVERQLDELARLAPPVDLVKEFALPVPSLVICEMLGVPYADRETFQVNSTRFMDTELPFEEKIAAYGALAGYLGELVTRKRADPGEDILSDLAAQDDLSVEELTGIGFLLLLAGHETTANMLALGTFALLEHPEQLAELRANPELIPDAVEELLRYLSVGDIFYRYATEDIEFHGEKIAKGSTVIVSLLAANRDPQRFDAPDTLDVHRKARGHMAFGHGVHQCLGQQLARIEMRAGFAGLVRRFPTLRLAVPAGEVKLRSKMRIYGVHELPVTWTVE from the coding sequence ATGAGCCACACGGTTCCCGTTCCGCACGGCCTGCCCAGGGAGCGCGACGCGAGCCCCTTCGACCCACCCCGTGAGGTCACCCGGCTGCGCGAGGCCCGCCCCGTCAGCCCGATGATCTTCCCGGACGGTCACGAGGGCTGGCTCGTCACCGGCTACGACGCGGTCCGCCGGCTCATGGCCGACACCCGGTTCAGCTCCCGCCAGGACCTCGGCGTCCTCCACGAGCCGTTCGAGGTCCCGGGCATGCCCGCCTTCACCGAACCGGCGCCGACGCCGCCGGGCATGTTCATCGCGATGGACCCGCCGGACCACACCCGGCTGCGGCGCAAGCTCACCGGCGCCTTCACCGTCAAGCGGATGAAGCAGCTCGAAGAGCACATCAGCGCCATCGTCGAACGGCAGCTGGACGAGCTGGCGCGGCTGGCCCCGCCGGTCGACCTGGTCAAGGAGTTCGCGCTGCCGGTGCCCTCGCTGGTGATCTGCGAGATGCTCGGCGTCCCCTACGCGGACCGGGAGACCTTCCAGGTCAACTCGACCAGGTTCATGGACACCGAGCTGCCGTTCGAGGAGAAGATCGCCGCCTACGGCGCGCTCGCCGGATACCTCGGCGAACTCGTCACGCGCAAGCGCGCCGACCCCGGCGAGGACATCCTGTCCGACCTGGCCGCCCAGGACGACCTCAGCGTCGAGGAGCTGACCGGCATCGGCTTCCTGCTGCTGCTCGCGGGTCATGAGACCACCGCGAACATGTTGGCACTCGGCACTTTCGCGCTCCTGGAGCACCCCGAGCAGCTGGCCGAGCTGCGCGCGAACCCGGAGCTGATCCCCGACGCCGTCGAGGAACTGCTGCGGTACCTGTCGGTCGGCGACATCTTCTACCGCTACGCCACGGAGGACATCGAGTTCCACGGCGAGAAGATCGCCAAGGGCTCGACCGTCATCGTCTCGCTGCTGGCCGCCAACCGCGACCCCCAGCGCTTCGACGCCCCCGACACCCTCGACGTCCACCGCAAGGCGCGCGGCCACATGGCCTTCGGACACGGCGTCCACCAGTGCCTCGGCCAGCAGCTGGCCCGCATCGAGATGCGCGCCGGATTCGCCGGGCTGGTGCGCCGTTTCCCGACCCTCCGGCTCGCCGTCCCCGCGGGCGAGGTGAAGCTCAGGAGCAAAATGCGGATCTACGGCGTCCACGAGCTGCCCGTCACCTGGACGGTCGAGTAG
- a CDS encoding alpha/beta hydrolase, with protein sequence MRKTLPIAVAFAIAATAVPGLAQGATPGSSVKWGECPAGVHAPGMQCANLDVPLDHRKPDGQKIHVAISRLASKNPAKRRGVLLTNPGGPGGFGLDFPALLAALGLPQSVLDSYDIIGFDPRGVGRSTPVTCNLTQDQQYRGNVPPYARDAAEVAKHAEQAKIFAKQCAESKTAYMLPHTTTANTARDMDRIREALGEKKISFIGYSYGTHLGAVYATLFPQRGDRVVLDSSLVPAGLDAEGGRLFARGLEDRFPDFATFAAAHPEYGLGSTPEQVRAKYSDLAARLDRAPVQGVDGSAFRLLTFGYTYSDGQFPALVETWRALDKDKPLPPTPAPQDLDNKVSSHHYVICNDSRWPRSVESYQRDVAADRVRYPLFGAAAANIRPCAFWQSEPLEPPVRVGDRGPSNVLIAQNTRDPGTPLVGAQQMRRALGDRARMVTADQGGHGVYVFAPNKCANDAVTAFLTEGKRPARDIVCAAEPVSASAGR encoded by the coding sequence ATGCGGAAAACCTTGCCCATCGCCGTCGCCTTCGCCATCGCGGCGACCGCGGTGCCGGGGCTCGCACAGGGGGCGACACCGGGCTCATCGGTCAAGTGGGGCGAGTGCCCGGCGGGGGTCCACGCGCCCGGCATGCAGTGCGCGAACCTCGACGTACCGTTGGATCACCGGAAGCCGGACGGGCAGAAGATCCACGTCGCGATCTCCCGCCTGGCGAGCAAGAACCCGGCGAAGCGCCGGGGCGTGCTGCTGACGAACCCCGGCGGGCCGGGCGGGTTCGGGCTGGACTTCCCGGCGCTGCTCGCGGCCTTGGGACTGCCGCAGAGCGTGCTGGACAGCTACGACATCATCGGGTTCGACCCGCGCGGCGTCGGCCGGAGCACGCCGGTGACCTGCAACCTGACGCAGGATCAGCAGTACCGGGGCAACGTGCCGCCCTACGCGCGCGATGCCGCCGAGGTCGCGAAGCACGCCGAGCAGGCGAAGATCTTCGCCAAGCAGTGCGCCGAGTCCAAGACGGCGTACATGCTGCCGCACACCACGACGGCGAACACGGCGCGCGATATGGACCGCATCCGGGAAGCCTTGGGGGAGAAGAAGATCTCCTTCATCGGCTACTCGTACGGAACCCACCTCGGCGCGGTCTACGCCACGTTGTTCCCGCAGCGCGGTGACCGCGTCGTGCTCGACAGCAGCCTGGTCCCGGCCGGTCTGGACGCCGAGGGCGGGCGCCTGTTCGCCAGGGGACTGGAGGACCGCTTCCCCGACTTCGCCACGTTCGCCGCCGCCCACCCCGAGTACGGCCTCGGCTCCACGCCCGAGCAGGTGCGGGCGAAGTACTCCGACCTGGCCGCGCGCCTCGACCGCGCCCCGGTGCAGGGCGTCGACGGCTCCGCGTTCCGCCTGCTGACCTTCGGCTACACCTACAGCGACGGGCAGTTCCCCGCGCTGGTCGAGACCTGGCGGGCGCTCGACAAGGACAAGCCGCTGCCGCCGACGCCTGCCCCGCAGGACCTCGACAACAAGGTGTCGAGCCACCACTACGTGATCTGCAACGACTCCCGCTGGCCGAGGTCGGTCGAGTCCTACCAGCGCGACGTCGCCGCCGACCGCGTCCGCTACCCGCTGTTCGGCGCGGCCGCGGCCAACATCCGGCCGTGCGCGTTCTGGCAGTCCGAGCCGCTGGAGCCGCCGGTGCGGGTTGGCGACCGAGGGCCGTCGAACGTGCTCATCGCGCAGAACACCCGCGATCCGGGCACGCCGCTGGTCGGCGCTCAGCAGATGCGGCGAGCCCTCGGTGACCGGGCCCGGATGGTGACCGCCGATCAGGGCGGCCACGGTGTCTACGTGTTCGCGCCGAACAAGTGCGCCAACGATGCCGTCACGGCATTCTTGACCGAGGGCAAGCGCCCGGCCCGCGACATCGTCTGCGCCGCGGAACCCGTCAGCGCATCAGCGGGACGATAA
- a CDS encoding FMN-dependent NADH-azoreductase, with the protein MTADPVVPAALTRLAHPEPRQRELAAAELGDLLRGNALKARAAETVIAGLVDLVLRDHDPVVTEEALHAIGEGLPHRDPPSQLVMPLVQRMPSLAPNLLEHVFGILACTRDRAVRPVIKSYSDHAVPAVRDAAADALTELPPTTLLHLDSSAERSTSRSRAITAAFASAFRAAAPGNVVVHRDLHADPLPHLPDASLHWAQGLRQADASPDQAAEDLQRRLVAELLSADVLLIGFPLYNYSLPSSLKAWLDHIHVPGTTAPSAISGAPLAGRPAVLVTTRGGDYDDGSVNEGRDHATPVLELILGEEMGMAVTVITTSLTLGTQPEQVDRSENEYTDALRLARDLGARLGRAR; encoded by the coding sequence GTGACCGCAGATCCCGTCGTTCCGGCCGCCCTGACCCGGCTCGCCCACCCGGAGCCGAGGCAGCGCGAGCTGGCCGCGGCGGAGCTGGGAGACCTCCTGCGCGGCAACGCGTTGAAAGCGCGCGCCGCCGAGACAGTCATCGCCGGTCTGGTGGATCTCGTCCTCAGGGACCACGACCCGGTCGTGACCGAGGAGGCGCTGCATGCGATCGGCGAAGGACTCCCCCACCGCGATCCGCCGTCACAGCTCGTCATGCCGCTCGTCCAACGGATGCCGTCCCTCGCACCGAACCTGCTCGAACACGTCTTCGGCATCCTGGCGTGCACCAGGGATCGGGCTGTCCGACCGGTGATCAAGTCCTATTCGGACCACGCGGTCCCGGCCGTCCGCGACGCCGCGGCGGATGCCTTGACGGAACTGCCCCCGACCACGCTTCTCCACCTGGATTCCTCGGCCGAGCGCTCGACGTCGCGATCGCGGGCCATCACCGCGGCCTTCGCTTCGGCGTTCCGTGCTGCTGCGCCGGGCAATGTGGTGGTCCATCGCGACCTGCACGCGGATCCGCTGCCTCACCTGCCTGATGCGAGCCTGCACTGGGCGCAGGGTCTGCGCCAGGCGGACGCGAGTCCGGACCAGGCCGCTGAGGACCTCCAGCGGCGGCTGGTCGCGGAGCTGCTGAGCGCGGACGTGCTCCTGATCGGCTTCCCGCTGTACAACTACTCGTTGCCCTCCAGCCTCAAGGCCTGGCTCGACCACATCCACGTCCCGGGAACGACGGCGCCATCGGCGATCTCCGGTGCTCCGCTCGCCGGGCGACCGGCGGTGCTGGTCACCACGAGGGGCGGTGACTACGACGACGGGTCGGTGAACGAGGGCCGCGACCACGCAACCCCTGTCCTGGAACTGATCCTGGGCGAGGAGATGGGGATGGCGGTCACCGTGATCACCACCAGTCTGACCTTGGGCACACAGCCAGAACAGGTCGACCGCAGTGAGAACGAGTACACGGACGCCCTGCGGCTCGCACGTGATCTCGGCGCACGCCTAGGACGTGCCCGATGA
- a CDS encoding HNH endonuclease signature motif containing protein, whose protein sequence is MAPADIEDDVVAAYAAIGKAVAGFASTLMKLYDDLDPQAQQYAGDVLMPLLRVSQVKGNKLIDRAMSLVEHPVVLEALSDGRIDEGKALMIIDQVSVLDAANQAIAEPVLIAHAASHNYTASQRYARRYVLKLDAEAALRRHEEKRKQRLVEKFNLDDGMCSLRVVLPALDAALAFDRIDRIARALPKDDRTLDQKRSDVAADLLMGKETPAPQGEACVNLTMPITNILDLTTDPVMLAGYGPLPAEIVADVAANGIWKRILTDPATGMAEHITTYRPTPAQRELINARYPTCTMVGCNQPAHRCDLDHCCPFDGTNTTVANLRPKCRHHHRMKTHSRWSCENRPDGTHAWTTPSGKVIETELEPIAEPAPF, encoded by the coding sequence ATGGCCCCTGCCGATATCGAAGACGACGTCGTGGCCGCCTACGCCGCTATCGGTAAGGCCGTCGCGGGCTTCGCCTCGACCCTGATGAAGCTCTATGACGACCTCGACCCGCAAGCGCAGCAGTATGCCGGGGATGTTCTGATGCCCCTGCTGCGTGTCTCTCAGGTCAAGGGCAACAAGCTGATCGACCGGGCGATGTCTCTGGTGGAGCACCCGGTGGTGTTGGAAGCGTTGTCGGATGGGCGGATCGATGAGGGCAAGGCGTTGATGATCATTGATCAGGTCAGTGTCCTCGACGCCGCCAACCAGGCGATCGCCGAACCGGTGCTGATCGCGCATGCGGCATCGCACAACTACACCGCCTCTCAACGGTATGCCCGGCGCTATGTCCTCAAGCTCGATGCCGAGGCGGCGTTGCGGCGTCATGAGGAGAAGCGGAAGCAGCGGTTGGTGGAGAAGTTCAACCTCGACGACGGCATGTGCTCCCTGCGCGTCGTCCTGCCCGCCCTCGACGCGGCCTTGGCCTTCGATCGGATCGACCGGATCGCCCGGGCTTTGCCGAAAGATGACCGCACGTTGGACCAGAAACGGTCCGACGTCGCGGCAGACCTGTTGATGGGTAAGGAAACACCCGCCCCGCAGGGGGAGGCGTGCGTGAACCTGACCATGCCGATCACCAACATCCTGGACTTGACCACAGACCCGGTCATGCTCGCCGGATACGGGCCGCTGCCCGCGGAGATCGTCGCCGATGTCGCGGCGAACGGGATCTGGAAGCGCATCCTCACCGACCCCGCCACCGGGATGGCCGAACACATCACCACCTACCGGCCCACCCCGGCACAACGCGAGCTGATCAACGCGCGGTATCCGACGTGCACCATGGTCGGCTGCAACCAACCCGCCCACCGCTGCGACCTGGACCACTGCTGTCCCTTCGATGGGACCAACACCACGGTCGCGAATCTGCGGCCCAAGTGCAGGCATCACCACCGGATGAAGACCCACTCCCGTTGGTCCTGTGAGAACCGGCCTGATGGGACGCATGCGTGGACCACGCCGAGTGGCAAGGTGATCGAGACCGAACTCGAACCCATCGCCGAACCCGCGCCCTTCTAG